In one window of Brenneria goodwinii DNA:
- the yhdP gene encoding AsmA2 domain-containing protein YhdP — translation MRRLPGILLVTGATLIVIVALLVSGLRLVLPQLDYFRPQLVAWTQSVAGVPLEIGSLKGHWASFGPTLEIEKFQTRLPESNWRAERITLALDVWQSLLHGRWQFRDLTFYQLQLDLNTTLTGERQDDNLMESGRLNDLFLRQFDHFDLRDSHVSFLTPSGSRAEFSIPQLTWLNSDRRHRAEGLISLSSFNGQHGVVQMRMDLDDAQGRLNNGTIYLQADNIDMKPWLSRWMTNNTGLESADFSLSAWLKVGGGDIHGADVFLHQGTASWAENEDTHHLSVNDMVLHASRQENGWQLAVPALNLATDGVAWPKGRLAALWLPKSEHLPPGTDAQGELRVRAGNLDLTRLGSVLPLLSTTTPTLKTRWDALQPKGMLDSLAIDIPLQQPEKSRFQAQWHDVSWQAWQHLPGVEHFSGKLSGSAEQGRADLTLANSTLPSDGMFRAPLEIHQAGGALNWRYNSQGWELWSHGLDVQARSLWVNGDFHYQQPEKGEPRLDILAGLRLTDAADAWRYYPEPFMGTELVNYLSGALKSGYVDNGTLIFAGNPQRFPYAHNEGQFEVWVPVKNSTFEFQPGWPALTQLDINLDFANNGLWMLAPQIWLGKVEGRNIRAVIPDYHQEHLLVDGELEGQGADIGDYFQQTPMKSSLGSALEALQIGGAVQGSLHLDIPLAGGEVKAGGDIALNNNSLYIEPLSTTIKNLTGKFRYDNGNLRSETLQANWLNQPMTVDFTTEEQDKAFLVNIGLQGGWQPSRLPGLPTLVAERLSGGADWKSAVSVTLPHGGKPTYSIDILADLDKVSSHLPSPLNKAAGENVALQIKTRGDLNGFTMQGSAGKEYGFNSQWLLKGHTVTLARGALQRGAKTPPLPAASTLSIDLPALDGERWLGLLPSARSSLSPTVTDAASRVRLPTDITVRTPELKLLGQQWHDLSITGKNTLGGGSEVGLKGREIDATLDIPGSGMWRGDIRYLYYNPQWKGDEATNPITLAENKSPLNEQGVRFENWPALQINCHQCWFVGQNFGQVQGRLQPEKEKLTLSDGVIDTGKARLTVNGSWQENAEGARTALKGKVSGESLIQNAEWFGIDTPLRAGAFDVDYDLYWRGKPWAPDIASLSGILHTRVGKGEIADAGTGQAGQLLRLVSFDALLRKLRLDFRDTFGSGFYFDSIRSTAWIKDGVLHTDDMLVDGLEADIAMKGNVDLVNRQIDMEAVIAPEISATVGVATAFVINPVVGAAVFAASKVLAPLWNKISLIRYQISGSLDQPKIQEVLREPSHK, via the coding sequence GTGAGGCGACTGCCCGGAATATTGCTAGTCACGGGCGCCACTCTTATCGTGATTGTTGCGCTGTTAGTCAGCGGTTTAAGATTGGTGCTGCCACAGCTCGATTATTTCCGGCCGCAGTTGGTCGCATGGACTCAGTCTGTCGCAGGGGTGCCGCTGGAGATCGGATCGCTTAAAGGACACTGGGCGTCTTTCGGTCCCACGCTGGAAATCGAAAAGTTTCAAACCCGCCTGCCGGAGTCGAATTGGCGGGCTGAGCGGATCACCCTGGCGCTGGATGTCTGGCAATCTTTGCTGCATGGGCGCTGGCAGTTCCGCGATCTCACTTTTTATCAACTACAGCTCGACCTCAATACCACGCTGACCGGAGAGCGTCAGGATGACAACCTGATGGAATCCGGCCGGTTGAACGACCTTTTTCTGCGCCAGTTCGATCATTTCGACCTGCGCGACAGCCATGTTTCTTTTCTGACGCCTTCCGGCTCGCGGGCCGAATTCAGCATCCCTCAACTGACCTGGCTGAATAGCGATCGGCGCCACCGCGCCGAAGGACTTATCAGCCTGTCGAGCTTTAACGGTCAGCATGGCGTGGTGCAGATGAGGATGGATTTGGACGATGCGCAAGGGCGGCTGAATAACGGCACGATCTACCTGCAGGCCGACAATATCGACATGAAGCCCTGGCTGAGCCGCTGGATGACGAATAATACCGGCCTGGAAAGCGCCGACTTCAGCCTGTCGGCCTGGCTCAAGGTCGGTGGCGGCGATATTCATGGCGCAGACGTGTTTCTTCATCAGGGAACCGCTTCCTGGGCCGAGAATGAGGATACCCACCATCTGAGCGTTAACGATATGGTGCTGCACGCCAGCCGTCAGGAAAATGGCTGGCAGCTTGCCGTGCCGGCGCTGAATCTGGCAACCGATGGCGTAGCCTGGCCGAAAGGCCGACTTGCAGCCCTTTGGCTGCCGAAGAGCGAGCATCTTCCGCCGGGAACCGACGCCCAGGGAGAATTGCGTGTTCGGGCCGGTAACCTCGATCTGACGCGTTTGGGAAGCGTGCTGCCGCTGTTATCCACGACCACGCCCACCTTGAAAACCCGCTGGGATGCGCTGCAGCCGAAAGGCATGCTGGATTCTCTGGCGATCGACATCCCTTTGCAGCAGCCGGAGAAGAGCCGTTTCCAGGCCCAATGGCATGACGTGAGCTGGCAGGCGTGGCAGCACCTGCCGGGCGTGGAACACTTTTCCGGCAAGCTGAGCGGCAGCGCCGAACAGGGACGGGCGGATCTAACGCTGGCGAACAGCACGCTACCGTCCGATGGCATGTTCCGGGCGCCGTTGGAGATTCATCAGGCCGGCGGCGCGCTTAACTGGCGGTATAACAGTCAGGGATGGGAACTCTGGAGCCACGGGCTGGATGTACAGGCCAGGTCGCTGTGGGTAAACGGCGATTTCCATTATCAGCAGCCGGAAAAAGGGGAGCCAAGACTGGACATTCTGGCTGGCCTGCGTTTGACGGATGCCGCCGATGCCTGGCGCTATTACCCCGAACCCTTCATGGGAACGGAGCTGGTGAACTATCTGAGCGGCGCGCTGAAGAGCGGCTATGTGGATAACGGCACGTTGATATTTGCGGGCAATCCACAACGTTTCCCCTACGCCCACAATGAAGGACAATTCGAAGTTTGGGTGCCGGTCAAAAATTCGACCTTCGAGTTTCAACCGGGCTGGCCTGCGTTAACGCAGCTGGATATCAATCTTGATTTTGCCAATAACGGCTTATGGATGCTGGCGCCGCAAATCTGGTTGGGAAAAGTGGAGGGCAGGAATATCCGCGCCGTCATCCCTGATTATCACCAGGAACATTTGCTGGTCGACGGCGAGTTGGAAGGGCAGGGAGCGGATATCGGTGATTATTTCCAACAGACGCCGATGAAATCCTCGCTGGGGAGCGCGCTTGAAGCGCTACAGATCGGCGGCGCGGTGCAGGGGTCGCTGCATCTGGATATTCCGCTGGCCGGCGGGGAAGTCAAAGCCGGCGGGGATATCGCATTAAATAACAACAGCCTTTACATCGAGCCATTATCAACCACGATAAAAAATCTGACCGGTAAATTCCGTTATGACAACGGCAACTTGCGTAGTGAAACGCTACAGGCCAATTGGCTCAATCAGCCGATGACGGTGGATTTCACCACGGAAGAGCAGGATAAGGCGTTTCTGGTGAATATCGGTCTGCAAGGGGGGTGGCAACCCTCCCGTTTGCCAGGATTGCCAACGTTGGTCGCCGAGCGTCTCTCCGGCGGCGCGGATTGGAAAAGCGCGGTATCCGTGACTCTGCCTCATGGCGGCAAACCGACTTATAGTATCGATATTCTGGCCGATCTCGACAAAGTGAGTAGTCACTTACCCTCGCCGTTGAACAAAGCGGCCGGAGAGAACGTAGCATTGCAGATAAAGACCCGGGGCGACCTGAACGGTTTCACGATGCAGGGGAGTGCGGGTAAGGAGTATGGGTTTAACAGCCAGTGGTTGCTGAAAGGCCATACGGTAACGCTGGCGCGCGGCGCATTGCAGAGAGGGGCGAAAACGCCGCCTTTGCCGGCAGCGTCGACTCTGTCTATCGATCTTCCCGCGCTGGATGGCGAGCGTTGGCTTGGGCTGCTGCCGTCTGCGCGGTCATCGCTAAGCCCTACGGTTACCGACGCCGCCAGCCGCGTCCGCCTGCCTACGGACATCACCGTGCGTACGCCGGAACTTAAACTGTTGGGACAGCAGTGGCACGATTTATCGATTACCGGCAAGAATACCCTGGGCGGCGGCAGCGAGGTGGGGCTTAAGGGGCGCGAAATCGACGCGACGCTTGATATACCCGGCAGCGGCATGTGGCGCGGCGATATTCGCTACCTCTACTACAATCCTCAATGGAAAGGCGATGAGGCGACTAACCCTATCACGCTGGCTGAGAACAAGTCGCCGCTGAATGAGCAGGGCGTGCGCTTTGAAAATTGGCCCGCATTACAGATAAATTGTCATCAGTGCTGGTTCGTCGGGCAAAATTTCGGTCAGGTTCAGGGAAGGCTGCAGCCGGAAAAAGAGAAACTGACGTTAAGTGATGGAGTCATTGATACCGGGAAAGCGCGGCTGACGGTGAATGGCAGCTGGCAGGAAAACGCCGAAGGCGCCCGTACCGCACTGAAAGGAAAGGTATCGGGCGAGAGTCTGATACAGAATGCCGAATGGTTTGGCATTGATACGCCGCTGCGTGCCGGGGCTTTCGATGTCGATTACGATCTTTACTGGCGCGGGAAGCCCTGGGCGCCCGATATCGCCAGCCTGAGCGGTATACTGCATACGCGGGTAGGCAAGGGCGAAATTGCCGACGCGGGCACCGGACAGGCCGGACAATTGTTGCGGTTGGTCAGCTTTGATGCGTTGCTGCGCAAGCTCAGGCTGGATTTCCGCGATACCTTTGGCAGTGGTTTTTACTTCGACTCCATCCGCAGCACCGCGTGGATTAAAGACGGTGTTTTGCATACCGACGATATGCTGGTGGATGGGTTGGAAGCGGATATCGCCATGAAGGGCAATGTCGATCTGGTGAATCGCCAGATCGATATGGAAGCGGTCATTGCCCCAGAAATTTCAGCCACGGTGGGCGTGGCGACGGCATTTGTCATTAACCCGGTGGTGGGCGCCGCCGTATTTGCCGCCAGTAAGGTGCTGGCGCCGTTATGGAATAAGATTTCGCTGATCCGCTACCAGATTTCCGGTAGCCTTGATCAGCCGAAGATTCAGGAAGTACTGCGTGAACCGAGTCATAAATAA
- the rng gene encoding ribonuclease G: MTAELLVNVTPSETRVAYIDGGILQEIHIEREAKRGIVGNIYKGRVSRVLPGMQAAFVDIGLDKAAFLHASDIMPHTECVAGDEQKNFHVRDIAELVRQGQDLMVQVVKDPLGTKGARLTTDITLPSRYLVFMPGASHVGVSQRIESEVERERLKKTVADYCDENGGFIIRTAAEGIGEEELAQDAAFLKRLWGKVMERKKRNLTKCKLYGEVALAQRILRDFTGAALDRIRVDSKLTYDSLLEFTAEYIPEMTNKLEHYAGKQPIFDLFDVENEIQRALERKVELKSGGYLIIDQTEAMTTIDINTGAFVGHRNLDETIFNTNIEATQAIARQLRLRNLGGIIIIDFIDMNNEDHRRRVLHSLEQALSKDRVKTSINGFSQLGLVEMTRKRTRESIEHVLCNECPTCHGRGTVKTVESVCYEIMREIVRVHHAYDTDRFLVYASPAVGEALKSEESHALAEVEIFVGKQVKVQIEPLYSQEQFDVVMM, translated from the coding sequence ATGACTGCTGAGTTACTGGTAAACGTCACGCCATCAGAGACGCGCGTCGCCTATATCGATGGCGGCATTTTGCAGGAAATCCATATTGAGCGTGAAGCCAAACGCGGCATCGTCGGTAATATCTATAAAGGCCGCGTGAGCCGGGTATTGCCGGGGATGCAGGCCGCCTTTGTGGACATCGGGCTGGATAAAGCCGCATTCCTGCATGCGTCCGATATTATGCCGCACACGGAGTGCGTTGCCGGTGACGAACAGAAAAACTTTCATGTGCGCGATATCGCCGAACTGGTTCGCCAGGGTCAGGATCTGATGGTGCAGGTGGTTAAAGATCCGTTGGGCACCAAAGGCGCCCGTCTGACAACGGATATCACATTACCGTCGCGTTACCTGGTCTTTATGCCGGGCGCCTCGCATGTCGGCGTTTCGCAGCGGATCGAAAGCGAAGTCGAGCGCGAGCGTTTAAAGAAAACGGTCGCGGACTATTGCGATGAGAACGGCGGCTTCATTATCCGTACCGCGGCGGAAGGGATCGGCGAGGAAGAGCTGGCCCAGGACGCGGCGTTCCTGAAGCGGCTGTGGGGTAAGGTCATGGAGCGGAAAAAACGCAACCTGACCAAATGTAAACTCTACGGCGAAGTGGCGCTGGCGCAGCGGATCCTGCGCGATTTCACCGGCGCGGCGCTGGATCGCATCCGCGTGGATTCCAAACTGACCTACGATTCACTGCTGGAGTTTACGGCGGAATACATTCCCGAAATGACCAACAAGCTGGAGCATTACGCCGGCAAGCAGCCCATCTTCGATCTCTTTGACGTGGAAAATGAAATTCAGCGCGCGCTGGAAAGAAAGGTTGAGTTGAAATCAGGCGGTTACCTGATTATCGATCAGACCGAAGCCATGACCACCATTGATATTAATACCGGGGCATTCGTCGGTCATCGTAATCTGGATGAGACCATTTTTAATACCAACATCGAAGCGACTCAGGCGATAGCGCGGCAGTTGCGTCTGCGTAACCTCGGCGGCATTATCATCATCGATTTCATTGACATGAATAACGAAGATCACCGGCGGCGCGTACTGCATTCTCTGGAACAGGCGTTAAGTAAAGATCGGGTAAAAACCAGTATTAATGGTTTCTCTCAACTAGGATTAGTGGAGATGACGCGTAAGCGAACCCGTGAGAGTATAGAGCACGTATTATGTAACGAATGCCCCACCTGCCACGGGCGTGGAACGGTGAAAACGGTTGAAAGCGTCTGTTACGAGATTATGCGTGAGATTGTGCGCGTCCATCATGCTTATGATACCGATCGCTTCCTGGTCTATGCGTCGCCGGCGGTGGGGGAAGCGCTGAAAAGCGAAGAGTCGCATGCGCTGGCTGAAGTGGAGATCTTCGTTGGCAAGCAGGTCAAAGTCCAGATTGAACCACTGTATAGTCAGGAACAGTTCGACGTTGTCATGATGTAA
- a CDS encoding Maf family protein, whose translation MTQLYLASSSPRRRELLTLLDIPFAHLSVAVEERRLPNEAAEAYVRRLSHEKAAAGVLAAPSDLPVLGADTIVVLNGQVLEKPRDEAHAAQMLTQLSGQRHQVMTAVALADKHDILSSLVVTDVVFRTLSRQDIHHYIASGEPMDKAGAYGIQGKGGCFVKSIKGSYHAVVGLPLVETYELFSNFAALRIARGKHDC comes from the coding sequence ATGACTCAACTTTATCTGGCATCTTCTTCTCCCCGCCGACGCGAGCTGCTGACGTTGCTCGATATTCCTTTCGCGCATCTGAGCGTGGCGGTGGAAGAGCGGCGTTTGCCGAATGAAGCGGCGGAGGCCTATGTTCGCCGGTTATCCCATGAAAAAGCGGCGGCCGGCGTATTGGCCGCGCCGTCTGATTTACCGGTGCTGGGCGCGGATACCATCGTGGTATTGAATGGACAAGTGCTGGAAAAACCACGGGATGAGGCTCATGCTGCACAGATGCTTACCCAGTTGTCCGGCCAACGGCATCAGGTGATGACCGCCGTGGCATTGGCCGACAAACACGATATTTTAAGCAGTCTGGTTGTTACTGACGTCGTTTTCCGCACACTTTCCCGTCAGGATATCCATCATTATATCGCCAGCGGTGAGCCCATGGATAAAGCCGGAGCCTATGGCATTCAGGGTAAAGGCGGATGCTTTGTCAAATCGATCAAGGGAAGTTACCACGCAGTGGTAGGATTGCCGCTGGTGGAAACCTATGAGTTGTTCAGTAATTTTGCTGCATTGCGGATTGCAAGAGGAAAACATGACTGCTGA